One genomic segment of Suttonella sp. R2A3 includes these proteins:
- a CDS encoding UvrD-helicase domain-containing protein has protein sequence MQQLNPQQREAATYLGGPLLVVAGAGSGKTGVITQKIAYLINQANYDPRTIFAVTFTNKAAREMRSRTSKLLGKSGRGLHISTFHRLGLDLLQQEYQAAGLRRGFTIFDARDSANLIKELSKNEDDANVRHLQSLISNYKNARLSAQDALTLAKDENQQLAAHVYQHYNERLRAYNALDFDDLLLLPLNLLEQNQPLRDRWQAKVRYMLVDEYQDTNACQYALMRLLSGDGAAFTAVGDDDQSIYAWRGAQPQNIAHLHEDYPQLKTIKLEQNYRCDQKILSAANALIANNAHIIEKRLWSTLDTGEKIRVICGREELDEAETIVRDLHVAHIRKRAAYKDFAILYRSNFQARLLEEKLRELNIPYTLSGGTSFFAHNEIRDLLSYLRLIQNPEDDAAFLRVVNVPKREIGTTTIAKLGQYAALREQTLSQSAGDHALKEILGVKSSHNLQQFHEWVSELRYAAENTLPSELLTRILNDTNYEDHLFALHKQPNKVEQRTKRISELQSWLLKLEEDPRYQTLDGLIQHITLLDILERQEQEQDAVQLMTLHAAKGLEFPHVYIAGVEEELLPHANSSATPEGIEEERRLLYVGMTRAKTHLVLSYAKKRRRGGTWQASEPSRFLAELPQDEINWQDGTGTPASKPSDQELDTALADILAILKQ, from the coding sequence ATGCAACAGCTCAATCCACAACAACGCGAAGCCGCAACCTACCTTGGCGGCCCGCTTTTAGTCGTCGCCGGCGCCGGCAGCGGCAAAACCGGTGTGATTACCCAAAAAATCGCCTACTTAATCAACCAAGCCAACTACGATCCACGCACCATTTTCGCGGTCACTTTTACCAACAAAGCTGCACGAGAAATGCGTAGTCGTACCAGTAAATTACTCGGCAAAAGCGGACGTGGCTTACATATTTCCACCTTCCATCGCCTAGGCTTAGACCTATTACAACAAGAATACCAGGCTGCAGGATTGCGCCGTGGCTTCACGATTTTTGATGCCCGCGACAGCGCCAATCTGATTAAAGAACTGTCAAAAAATGAAGATGACGCCAACGTGCGCCACTTACAAAGCCTGATTTCGAACTATAAAAACGCACGCCTGAGCGCGCAAGATGCTCTAACGCTTGCTAAAGATGAAAACCAGCAGCTTGCCGCCCACGTTTACCAACATTATAACGAACGCTTGCGGGCCTATAACGCACTCGATTTTGATGATCTTCTCCTCCTACCGCTGAATTTACTCGAACAAAACCAGCCATTGCGCGATCGCTGGCAGGCGAAAGTGCGCTATATGCTGGTTGACGAATATCAGGATACTAACGCTTGCCAGTACGCACTGATGCGACTGTTAAGTGGTGATGGCGCAGCGTTTACCGCGGTTGGTGATGACGACCAGTCGATTTATGCCTGGCGTGGCGCCCAGCCGCAGAATATCGCCCATCTTCACGAAGACTATCCACAGCTTAAAACGATCAAACTCGAGCAAAACTACCGCTGCGATCAAAAAATCCTCTCAGCAGCGAACGCGCTAATCGCCAACAACGCGCATATTATTGAAAAACGCCTGTGGTCAACGCTCGACACTGGTGAAAAGATTCGCGTGATCTGTGGTCGCGAGGAACTCGATGAGGCAGAAACTATCGTGCGAGATCTGCATGTCGCACATATCCGCAAGCGCGCGGCGTATAAAGATTTTGCGATCCTCTATCGCAGCAATTTTCAAGCACGCCTGTTAGAAGAAAAGCTACGCGAGCTCAACATCCCTTATACCTTAAGCGGCGGCACCAGCTTCTTTGCCCATAACGAAATTCGCGATCTACTCAGCTACCTGCGCTTGATTCAAAACCCGGAAGATGATGCGGCTTTTCTGCGTGTGGTCAACGTACCTAAACGCGAAATCGGCACAACCACCATTGCCAAACTTGGGCAATACGCCGCGTTGCGTGAACAAACCTTGAGCCAAAGCGCGGGGGATCATGCACTCAAAGAGATCCTGGGCGTGAAATCGAGCCATAATCTGCAACAATTTCACGAGTGGGTTAGCGAGCTGCGTTACGCCGCTGAAAACACCCTACCCAGCGAATTACTCACCCGCATCTTAAACGACACTAACTACGAAGATCATCTGTTCGCCTTACATAAGCAACCCAATAAAGTTGAACAACGCACCAAACGCATTAGTGAATTGCAAAGCTGGCTACTCAAGCTCGAAGAAGATCCACGCTACCAGACCTTAGATGGCCTCATCCAGCACATCACTCTGCTCGATATTTTAGAGCGTCAGGAGCAGGAACAAGACGCCGTACAACTCATGACCTTACACGCTGCCAAAGGTCTGGAGTTTCCACATGTGTATATCGCGGGCGTTGAAGAAGAGTTATTGCCACATGCCAATAGCTCAGCGACACCCGAAGGGATCGAAGAAGAGCGGCGTTTGCTCTACGTTGGTATGACGCGGGCAAAAACGCATTTAGTCTTATCTTATGCGAAAAAGCGTCGCCGCGGTGGTACATGGCAAGCCAGCGAGCCTAGTCGTTTTCTCGCTGAATTACCGCAAGATGAAATAAACTGGCAAGATGGCACCGGCACACCCGCCAGTAAACCCAGCGATCAAGAACTCGATACCGCGCTTGCAGATATCCTCGCGATACTCAAACAATAA
- the hemC gene encoding hydroxymethylbilane synthase, translating to MSHTPIKHIRIATRKSKLALWQAEHVAAKLRANDPELEVSLVPIVTQGDKILDTPLARIGGKGLFIKELEIAMANDEADIAVHSMKDVGVTFPEGFTLAAILSRETPFDAFVSNDYAQFTDLPQGAKVGTCSLRRRMQIAAARPDLELLDLRGNVQTRLSKLDRGDFDAIVLASAGLIRLELENRIRHHFEPTLSLPAIGQGAVGIECRNEPRWIDYLSAFNDAETAHCVRTERIINERLQGSCQVPIAAYARLLDGQLLFDARIGMPDGREMIEYHTSGSMEDSEAMAHRAADYLIEQGALDILARLQEDAH from the coding sequence ATGTCACACACCCCGATTAAACACATCCGCATTGCAACACGTAAAAGTAAATTAGCGCTTTGGCAAGCCGAGCATGTGGCCGCCAAACTGCGCGCTAATGATCCTGAGTTAGAGGTCAGCCTTGTCCCGATCGTTACTCAAGGCGATAAGATTCTCGACACCCCTTTAGCACGTATCGGCGGCAAAGGGCTCTTTATTAAAGAGCTGGAAATCGCGATGGCCAATGATGAGGCAGACATTGCTGTGCACTCAATGAAAGATGTGGGTGTCACCTTTCCTGAAGGCTTTACCTTAGCAGCGATCTTATCGCGCGAAACACCCTTTGATGCGTTTGTCAGTAACGATTACGCACAATTCACCGACTTACCCCAAGGCGCAAAAGTCGGCACATGTAGTTTACGTCGCCGTATGCAAATTGCTGCTGCGCGACCAGATTTAGAGTTACTTGATTTACGTGGTAATGTGCAAACCCGACTGTCAAAGCTTGATCGTGGCGATTTTGATGCGATTGTGCTCGCCAGCGCTGGACTCATTCGTTTAGAGCTTGAAAATCGTATCCGCCATCATTTCGAACCCACCTTAAGCCTGCCGGCAATCGGCCAAGGCGCTGTAGGGATTGAATGTCGCAATGAGCCGCGTTGGATCGACTATTTAAGCGCTTTTAATGACGCTGAGACCGCGCATTGTGTCCGCACTGAACGGATTATTAACGAACGCTTACAAGGAAGCTGCCAAGTGCCAATTGCTGCTTATGCACGTCTGCTTGATGGTCAGTTATTATTTGATGCACGCATAGGGATGCCCGATGGGCGTGAGATGATTGAATATCACACCAGCGGTTCGATGGAGGATAGCGAAGCGATGGCGCATCGTGCGGCCGATTATCTGATTGAACAGGGTGCTCTGGATATCTTAGCCCGCCTGCAAGAAGATGCTCACTAA